tatcTTAGACTTGAAATATTCAACAGTTTTGAAATCAGATTAAATAGATGGACTATTACTATGTCCAGCGTAGCATAGTTCGTGTAGATTTACTGTTTCTCAATTAAATTCAGTCTCTAGTCACTATGATTAAGTTACTAATTGTATATGAAAGTAGTATAATTAAAGCAGAAGTAAAATAAGGTGGATGGATAAAATGGTAATTATAATAAAGTTGACCTACCGCTTCTgaacaaatttgaatttcaacgGAAAAATGTGGGCATCGCCATCCCGCTTTCCATTTTTTgctgaatttcaaatttcaattcattttcgACTTTACTGTATAAATTGCCGCCCCCAATTTCATTTCACAAACTCACCATTTCACCTCTCACAAAATCAATTCCCGTTGATTTTGCTCCTTGCTCTCCCGAAATCTCCTCGATTTCACCGGATCAATCCTTTGAAGGTActaattttgttcatttttcaTGCTCGGAAATTCACAGTTTTAGATTGGAAATGAAGTGGTTGAACTAGTCACTCAGGAATTGATGTAGTTTTTGTGTTTCCTGTAGCACAGATGCTTGATTCGTAGTGTTAATTTTAGTTCATTGTTGTTGTGGAAAGGGTTTGAGTTTACTTGAAAAGTTTGATGCGGTTTTGATTTAAGTAGGTACACTTGGATATGTGAATTTGATCGGGTATAAGATGTGATTTCCCATTGTTGTGAATTGATCTTGACAATTTTTGCATCTGATTGATTATATGAATTGATTTGGCGTTGAAGGTATTTGACAAAATGGCTGTGTCACGAGATCGGCTATCGAGGGAAGATAGCATCATAGCATCTTACAGCCAAAGGCGAGTTTCAAGGAACATTGGAAGGGGGAATCCGATACCTTTCGTTCTTGTAGATGACAGTGAGGAAGGGGTAGATTCAAGGACTCCATTCCGTTGGAGGGATACGACGATGGCTGGCAATGCTGGATCCCTGAGATTTAGGCCTCAGAACTTGTCACATTTGGTGGGGAGTGGTCGTAGCCGTGTGGGTGGTTTTGGAACTCCGAGTGTAAGGCGCTTTGGTAGGCTGGCAGGGCCGGAGAACTTGGGAAGTGGCCGTGGCCGTGGCCTTGGAGGTGCATTGCCTGCTTGGTATCCCAGAAAGCCTCTCAATGACATAACTGCTGTAGTGAAGGtagaatgaatgaatgaatttcCATTTTGCCTTCTTTTTTAAGTTGATTGCTGTTGTGAATGTGGTTTCAAATGCTGGATTACTTTACTTATGATTTGAGACAATTtgacctctctctctctctctctgtagGCGTTTgaaagaaggagaagagaGCAACGAGGAGGTGGCGAAGGCCTACAATCAGCAGCTCGTGTTCAACCTAGCACGCCAAGTGCTCATCTTGAGCAAAACAAAGCTATGATTTCGCCGGTTTTGTATAGGCCAAGAAGCATAGGCAAAGTTCCCAAGATATTGCTTGATATCACACATCAAGAAGGGGGAGATGCAGCAGCTTGTTTGACGCCGCAGAAGAAGCTGTTGAACAGTATTGATGTAGTTGAGAGGGTGGTGATGGAGGAGCTCCAGAAGATGAAGAGGACTCCATTTGCCAAGAGGGCCGAGAGGGAGAAAAGGGTCCGGACTTTGATGTCAA
The genomic region above belongs to Salvia hispanica cultivar TCC Black 2014 chromosome 3, UniMelb_Shisp_WGS_1.0, whole genome shotgun sequence and contains:
- the LOC125216506 gene encoding protein POLYCHOME-like; translation: MAVSRDRLSREDSIIASYSQRRVSRNIGRGNPIPFVLVDDSEEGVDSRTPFRWRDTTMAGNAGSLRFRPQNLSHLVGSGRSRVGGFGTPSVRRFGRLAGPENLGSGRGRGLGGALPAWYPRKPLNDITAVVKAFERRRREQRGGGEGLQSAARVQPSTPSAHLEQNKAMISPVLYRPRSIGKVPKILLDITHQEGGDAAACLTPQKKLLNSIDVVERVVMEELQKMKRTPFAKRAEREKRVRTLMSMR